Proteins co-encoded in one Rhopalosiphum maidis isolate BTI-1 chromosome 2, ASM367621v3, whole genome shotgun sequence genomic window:
- the LOC113553879 gene encoding acetyl-coenzyme A transporter 1-like has product MDVELVDLESAYQGVNDVIAKSITENGKDEVIAHVINHERCSDDNLPSSEVQKDIRPNLKGDRLNVALLVLLYMLQGVPVGISFAIRTYMQNMKVSYVQQAKFGVVDIPWSLKLLWAPLVDVMYSHRVGKRKTWLVPVELCIGLLLIFVAPNIKWLMENETRMTTLTCAFFFLNVLAATNDIAVDGWTLTLLRKENLGYASTCNTSGQALGVAFGYVLFILLESEEFCNKWLRFTAQKGGIISMEGYLFFWGIIYTMVSASIAVFVKEKCNQADKISKINVKQMYKLLWKIINLRTMKIFTMVMLAYEFSFSSMGTSVSNPKFMEYGVAKEAMALVDLSLIPIKIFIPIFIAKYTSGPRPLKILYKTVPYWLVLGISSGVLVYYTPNFISGDYSDWSFYYFVIFELHRILRLVLLVAVYLSVRSFFLRISDPRIGGTYMSLLNTVWYFGMAISRIVFLGLLGLLTVKQCSTDREIECLSKTENDEDCEKFAGDDCVIVVDGYFIEVVFCTISGVAWYLALRKILENLQSRQLSDWQVNDDGLIHGVLHE; this is encoded by the exons ATGGACGTGGAATTGGTCGACTTAGAGTCTGCCTACCAAGGTGTGAACGACGTTATCGCGAAATCGATTACAGAAAACGGAAAAGACGAAGTGATTGCACATGTCATCAACCATGAGCGGTGTAGCGACGACAACTTACCGTCGTCCGAAGTACAAAAAGACATCAGACCCAACCTAAAGGGCGACAGGCTCAATGTGGCTTTGCTTGTACTACTATACATGTTACAAGGTGTACCGGTAGGAATTTCATTCGCCATTAGGACGTACATGCAGAACATGAAAGTGTCGTACGTTCAACAA GCAAAGTTCGGTGTAGTCGATATACCATGGAGTTTAAAACTATTGTGGGCTCCGTTGGTGGACGTCATGTACTCGCACCGGGTGGGCAAACGGAAGACGTGGCTGGTCCCCGTGGAattgtgtatag GACTGTTGCTGATATTCGTAGCGCCGAACATAAAGTGGTTGATGGAAAACGAAACGCGTATGACCACGTTGACGTGCGCGTTCTTTTTTTTGAACGTTTTGGCCGCCACTAACGACATCGCCGTAGACGGATGGACGCTCACTCTGTTGAGAAA GGAGAACTTAGGATACGCATCAACATGCAATACATCCGGCCAAGCATTGGGAGTAGCGTTCGGTTACGTATTGTTCATATTGTTGGAGTCCGAGGAATTTTGCAACAAGTGGCTACGTTTTACAGCCCAAAAAGGTGGCATAATTTCGATGGAGG gatatttattcttttggggtataatatatacgatggTATCCGCGTCTATTGCTGTGTTCGTGAAAGAGAAATGCAATCAGGCCGATAAGATCAGCAAAATCAACGTCAAgcaaatgtataaattgttatggAAGATTATAAACCTCCGGacgatgaaaatatttaccatgGTCATGCTGGCATatgaa ttcTCGTTTTCTTCGATGGGAACGTCCGTGTCAAATCCAAAATTTATGGAATACGGCGTGGCAAAAGAAGCCATGGCTCTAGTTGATCTGTCATTGATCCCCATAAAGATTTTCATTCCTATTTTTATTGCTAAATATACATCTGGCCCGAGACCGTTGAAAATACTCTACAAGACGGTGCCATATTG gTTGGTGTTGGGAATTTCTTCGGGAGTCCTTGTATACTATACGCCGAATTTCATAAGCGGCGATTACAGTGATTGGTCGTTTTACTATTTCGTGATTTTCGAACTCCATCGTATTTTGAGACtg GTGTTGTTGGTTGCCGTTTACCTTAGCGTGAGGTCATTCTTTTTAAGAATCAGTGACCCTCGAATCGGTGGTACATACATGTCACTATTGAATACTGTGTGGTATTTTGGGATGGCTATATCCCGAATTGTGTTTCTGGGACTGCTCGGCTTGCTTACTGTCAAACAGTGTTCAACAGACCGGGAGATCGAGTGCCTTTCAAAAACAGAGAATGAtgaa GATTGCGAAAAGTTTGCTGGTGACGATTGCGTCATCGTTGTGGACGGTTACTTTATTGAAGTGGTATTCTGCACAATTTCCGGTGTGGCGTGGTACCTGGCCCTGAGAAAAATCCTCGAAAACTTACAGTCCAGACAATTGAGCGATTGGCAAGTGAACGACGACGGACTAATTCACGGCGTGCTACATGAATAA